A region of the Sphingobium yanoikuyae genome:
GTAGTCGTAATTTTTCGACCCGCCAATCCGTTCAGGAAGAGAGGTGGTCGCCGCCGCTGCGATCGCTCCACTGGGTGAAAAGAGCAGGAGTTTGAGCAGGGCACTTCTGACCAATGCCTCTCGATATGGTCCGTCACATTGGACCGTCTGCGCCCATGTGCGCCATTCGCCATCCGAGCCATCTATCCGGGCGTCTATTTCGTCAAGCGAAGGCGCCACCAGCGGCTCGTCCTCGCCCGCCACGATCGCGAGCAGTTCGCTCTGACCCGCCTCGATCGTCAAACTCGCAGTCGCACCACTATCGCCCAGATGCTCGACGATCACGCTCGATCCCCGCAGAAAGAGGCCCAGCACGCCGCCGACATGGAAGACATCATGGCCTCCGACATTCTGCATGTAGGGGGAGGCAGTCCCGGCCCGATGCCCGAGCCTCAACGCGATGTCGAAATGTACCGAGCCTTCCAGCCCCTCGATACGCCGCGCCAATTCGCACCAGGGCAAGCGTCCCGCAGAACCGCTGTTGAGTGATTCGACCATTCGCGCCTTACCGCCAGCGGTCGTGAATATGGTCTCGAGCACATTACTCTCGGAACGATATGCCCGCTCGACCTCGAACGCTTCACGAGGCGTGATAGCGAAATATCCGCCCTCCTGCGGGTCAAGCAAACGATCGAACAGGGGCGGAGAATCGAGATTGGGGACACACCACCAGTCGAGGGACCCATCGCTACCGCTCAGGGCCACCGTCCGGCCATCGCCCAGGGCCGCATAATGTTCGAGATGAAGATAGTCTTCCGTGTCGCGCCGGGGGCGTGCACTGTCGAGCCGGATTATGTTGATAACGACATTCCTTTGAGCTGATTTCAGGCGAGAATGCACGAGAGGCGACCTGTTTTCCTGATCCAGATCAGAGCTTTGAATAAGATCGCCATCCCGCTGAGCCGGTGTGGAACTGGATGGCTCTGCGGCCGTATTTTGCCGTGTCGCCTAGAACGGCAAACTGGACTGTCGTCCATCATCCCCATCAGCAAGGAGCGAACATGGCAGAGCGTCTCACCATGCAGGACCCGCGCGCACAATATCCCAAGCCCCCGTTTCCAGAGCAGCCGCAGCCGGTTCCCGGCATCGCCGCGGATATGGATCCCAGGCCTGATCACGGGGAGGAAAGCTATGCCGGCTCGGGTAAGCTCGAGGGCCGCAAGGCGCTGGTCACTGGCGGCGACAGCGGCATCGGCAGAGCGGCAGCGATAGCCTATGCACGCGAGGGCGCCGATGTCGCCATCTCCTATCTTCCAAGCGAAGAGGAAGACGCAAAGGCGGTCATCGCCCTGATCGAGGCAGAGGGGCGAAAGGCGGTCGCGCTGCCTGGCGACATCACGGACGAGAACTGGTGCCGCAAGCTCGTCGATGAGGCGGTAAATGGCCTTGGCGGGCTCGACATTCTTGTTATCAACGCTGGCCGCCAGCAATTTCGCGATGACGTGGAAGCCGTGAGCTCGGAAGATTTCGACCGCACGCTCAAGACCAATCTCTACGCCATGCACTGGATCACACAGGCCGCCGTGCCCCATCTTCCCGCCGGCGCGTCGGTAATCACCACCGCCTCCGTCCAGGCCTATGAGCCATCGGCCATATTGCTCGATTATGCCACGACCAAGGCGGGCATCGTCGCCTATACCAAAGCGCTGGCCAAACAGCTGATCGAAAAGGGCATCCGGGCAAATGTCGTTGCCCCCGGTCCATTCTGGACGGTCCTGCAATCCAGTGGCGGTCAGCCGCAGGACAAGGTCACCAAGTTCGGTGAGCAGAGCCAGTTCGGCCGTCCCGGTCAGCCGGTCGAGATCGCGCCCGTCTATGTGCTGTTGGCCTCGCAGGAGGGCAGCTATATCACCGGTGAAGTCTATGGCGTGACCGGCGGCGCAGGGATCGCCTGACGCAAGGATGGCCCCGCGTCACCGCGGGGCCACCGTCCCAACAGATATGATTCTGACAGGAAAACGCCGCGCCGCCACCTCAAGAAGGAGCGGCACGGCCAGAGGCCTTAGTCGCGCAGGCTATCGGGAACCACGCCGCCATTTTCCGCGAGTTTCGTCATCACCGCCTTGTGCAGCGCGATATTCTGCTCTGCGCTGCCGTCAGCGCCCTCATGAACAGCCAGTTCGTCGGCCAGCGCCTTGCGCGCCGCAAGGCTGGAATCGATATCGAGCAGTTTCAGCAGATCGACGATCGAACTTTGATAATTTCCCCCGCCTCCCTTGGCGTCGGCCATGGCCGAAAGGACCGCGCCAACATCGACCTGCGGCAGCGAGGCTGCCTCAGGTGACGCGGTGGCCGTGGCGGGCGACGCAGGAGGCGTAGTGGCCGGCGGGGGCGGGCTTGCTGCCTGGACATTCGGGGCGGGTGCAGGGGTGCCATTGCCTGCCTTCTGGTCGTCACGACCAAAAATCTTGTCTCTGATCTTGCTGAAGATGCCCATGTGCCTGTCCTCCATGTGATGGCTCAATCATCACCAAACGGCGGGTGGCAAAGAAGGCTCCCATCGGAACGAGCCTGGACGCGGTGGGTTGACGTTCCGAGAGATGATGATCCGGGAGACAATCGATGAAGATGCAGTTCGCGACGGTGGCGATATCATTGGCAGCGCTGGCACTTGGCGGATGCGGCAAGAAGGTCGATACGACGTCCAACAACGCCGCGGCGGCGCCGATGAACAGCGTCAGCGCCAGCGAACCGGCGCCCGTTGCGGAGAGCGCAGGCCAGATGTTCGC
Encoded here:
- a CDS encoding SDR family oxidoreductase, with protein sequence MAERLTMQDPRAQYPKPPFPEQPQPVPGIAADMDPRPDHGEESYAGSGKLEGRKALVTGGDSGIGRAAAIAYAREGADVAISYLPSEEEDAKAVIALIEAEGRKAVALPGDITDENWCRKLVDEAVNGLGGLDILVINAGRQQFRDDVEAVSSEDFDRTLKTNLYAMHWITQAAVPHLPAGASVITTASVQAYEPSAILLDYATTKAGIVAYTKALAKQLIEKGIRANVVAPGPFWTVLQSSGGQPQDKVTKFGEQSQFGRPGQPVEIAPVYVLLASQEGSYITGEVYGVTGGAGIA
- a CDS encoding DUF3597 domain-containing protein, producing MGIFSKIRDKIFGRDDQKAGNGTPAPAPNVQAASPPPPATTPPASPATATASPEAASLPQVDVGAVLSAMADAKGGGGNYQSSIVDLLKLLDIDSSLAARKALADELAVHEGADGSAEQNIALHKAVMTKLAENGGVVPDSLRD